Proteins encoded together in one Polaribacter reichenbachii window:
- the rpoB gene encoding DNA-directed RNA polymerase subunit beta: MIKEYPDFLDIQVKSFQDFFQLQTKAEERGEEGLYKTFMDNFPITDTRNQFVLEFLDYFVDPPRYSIQECIERGLTHSVPLKARLKLYCTDPEHEDFETIVQDVYLGTIPYMTNSGTFVINGAERVVVSQLHRSPGVFFGQSFHANGTKLYSARVIPFKGSWIEFATDINQVMYAYIDRKKKLPVTTLFRAIGFERDKDILEIFDLAEEVKVSKAGLKKVLGRKLAARVLKTWHEDFVDEDTGEVVSIERNEIVFDRDTILDKEHIDEIIDAGAKTVLLHKEDNHMADYAIIHNTLQKDPTNSEKEAVEHIYRQLRNAEPPDEETARGIIDKLFFSEQRYNLGEVGRFRMNTKLQLNEPIDQKVLTKLDIITIIKYLIELINSKAEVDDIDHLSNRRVRTVGEQLAGQFGVGLARMARTIRERMNVRDNEVFTPIDLINAKTLSSVINSFFGTNQLSQFMDQTNPLAEITHKRRLSALGPGGLSRERAGFEVRDVHYTHYGRLCPIETPEGPNIGLISSLSVFAKVNNLGFIETPYRKVDNGIVEKAEPTYLSAEEEEGMKFAQSNLELNEDGSFVSDRVIAREEGDFPVVSPDAIDYMDVAPNQIASISASLIPFLEHDDANRALMGSNMMRQAVPLLRPESPIVGTGLERRVAKDSRILINAEGAGVVTYVDANKITIKYDRTEEEKMVSFDSDETSYNLIKFRKTNQGTSINLKPIVEKGDRVEEGQVLCEGYATQKGELALGRNMKVAFMPWKGYNFEDAIVISEKVVREDIFTSIHIDEYSLDVRDTKLGTEELTNDIPNVSEEATKDLDENGMIRIGAEVNPGDILIGKITPKGESDPTPEEKLLRAIFGDKAGDVKDASLKASPSLRGVVIDKKLFRRAVKDKNKRLRDKEAVATLEQSFVSKFESLKDELIEKLFTLISGKTSQGVFNDLGEEVLPKGKKYTLKMLNSVDDYVHLTGSWTTDSDLNSLVGELVHNYKIKVNDLQGNLRRQKFTISVGDELPAGILKLAKVYIAKKRKLKVGDKMAGRHGNKGIVARIVRAEDMPFLEDGTPVDIVLNPLGVPSRMNIGQIYETVLGWAGQKLDTKYATPIFDGASLDQINGITDEAGVPRFGHTYLYDGGTGKRFDQPATVGIIYMIKLGHMIEDKMHARSIGPYSLITQQPLGGKAQFGGQRFGEMEVWALEAYGASSILREILTVKSDDVMGRAKTYESIVKGEAMPEPGLPESFNVLMHELKGLGLDVRLEE; this comes from the coding sequence ATGATTAAAGAGTATCCAGATTTCTTGGATATTCAGGTAAAATCTTTTCAAGATTTTTTCCAACTTCAAACAAAAGCAGAAGAAAGAGGAGAAGAAGGTTTATATAAAACCTTCATGGATAACTTTCCAATCACAGATACAAGAAATCAATTCGTTTTAGAATTTTTAGATTACTTCGTAGATCCACCAAGATATTCTATTCAAGAATGTATAGAAAGGGGACTTACGCACAGTGTACCTTTAAAAGCACGTCTAAAACTATATTGTACTGACCCAGAACACGAAGATTTCGAAACTATTGTGCAAGATGTTTATCTTGGTACAATTCCTTATATGACAAACTCTGGTACCTTTGTAATTAATGGTGCAGAGCGTGTTGTAGTTTCTCAGTTACACAGATCACCAGGTGTATTCTTTGGTCAGTCATTCCACGCAAATGGGACAAAATTATATTCAGCAAGAGTTATACCTTTTAAAGGATCTTGGATAGAATTTGCTACAGATATCAATCAAGTAATGTATGCTTATATTGATAGAAAGAAAAAATTACCAGTTACAACATTATTCAGAGCCATTGGTTTTGAAAGAGATAAAGATATATTAGAGATTTTTGACCTTGCAGAAGAGGTAAAAGTGTCTAAGGCTGGATTAAAGAAAGTATTAGGAAGAAAATTAGCAGCGAGAGTTTTAAAAACTTGGCATGAAGATTTTGTTGATGAAGATACTGGAGAGGTTGTATCAATCGAAAGAAATGAAATCGTTTTTGATCGTGATACAATTTTAGACAAAGAACATATAGATGAAATAATAGATGCAGGTGCTAAAACGGTTTTACTTCATAAAGAAGATAACCATATGGCAGATTATGCTATTATTCATAATACATTACAGAAAGATCCTACAAACTCTGAAAAAGAAGCTGTAGAGCATATTTATAGACAATTACGTAATGCAGAACCGCCAGATGAGGAGACTGCAAGAGGTATTATCGATAAATTATTCTTTTCTGAACAAAGATATAATTTAGGTGAAGTAGGTCGTTTTAGAATGAACACTAAACTTCAATTAAATGAGCCTATAGATCAAAAAGTTTTAACAAAATTAGATATTATAACTATTATTAAATATTTAATTGAGTTAATCAACTCTAAAGCAGAGGTAGATGATATTGATCACTTATCTAACAGACGTGTAAGAACTGTTGGTGAGCAATTAGCAGGACAGTTTGGTGTTGGTTTAGCACGTATGGCTAGAACAATTCGTGAGCGTATGAATGTGCGTGATAACGAGGTGTTTACTCCAATTGATTTAATTAACGCTAAAACATTATCATCTGTAATTAATTCATTCTTTGGTACCAACCAATTATCTCAGTTTATGGATCAAACAAATCCATTAGCAGAGATTACCCACAAACGTAGATTATCTGCACTTGGGCCAGGTGGTTTATCAAGAGAAAGAGCAGGTTTTGAGGTTCGTGATGTTCACTATACTCATTATGGACGTTTATGTCCTATCGAAACTCCTGAGGGACCAAATATTGGTTTAATTTCTTCACTTTCTGTATTTGCAAAAGTGAATAACTTAGGATTTATAGAAACACCTTATAGAAAAGTTGACAACGGAATTGTAGAAAAAGCAGAACCAACTTATTTAAGTGCTGAAGAGGAAGAAGGTATGAAATTTGCCCAATCTAATTTAGAATTAAATGAAGATGGTAGTTTTGTGTCTGATAGAGTTATTGCTCGTGAAGAAGGAGATTTCCCAGTTGTTAGCCCAGATGCAATTGACTATATGGACGTTGCTCCAAATCAAATTGCTTCTATATCTGCATCTTTAATTCCATTTTTGGAGCATGATGATGCCAACCGTGCTTTGATGGGGTCGAATATGATGCGTCAAGCAGTTCCTTTATTACGTCCAGAATCTCCAATTGTTGGTACAGGTTTGGAGCGTAGAGTTGCAAAAGATTCAAGAATTCTAATTAATGCAGAAGGAGCAGGTGTAGTTACTTATGTAGATGCTAATAAAATTACAATTAAGTACGATAGAACTGAAGAAGAAAAAATGGTAAGTTTTGATTCTGATGAAACATCTTATAACTTAATTAAATTTAGAAAAACCAACCAAGGTACTTCTATCAACTTAAAACCGATTGTAGAAAAAGGTGATAGAGTAGAAGAAGGACAAGTACTTTGTGAAGGTTATGCAACACAAAAAGGAGAATTAGCTTTAGGTAGAAATATGAAAGTAGCCTTTATGCCTTGGAAAGGGTATAACTTTGAGGATGCAATTGTAATTTCTGAAAAAGTTGTTCGTGAAGATATATTTACATCTATTCATATTGATGAGTATTCTTTAGATGTTAGAGATACAAAATTAGGTACTGAAGAGTTAACTAATGATATTCCTAACGTTTCTGAAGAAGCTACAAAAGATTTAGATGAAAATGGAATGATAAGAATTGGAGCTGAAGTTAATCCTGGTGATATCTTAATTGGTAAAATTACACCAAAAGGAGAATCTGACCCAACTCCAGAAGAAAAATTATTACGTGCTATTTTTGGTGATAAAGCAGGTGATGTAAAAGATGCATCATTAAAAGCTTCTCCATCTTTAAGAGGTGTAGTAATTGATAAAAAATTATTCAGAAGAGCTGTAAAAGATAAGAACAAGAGATTAAGAGATAAAGAAGCTGTTGCTACTTTAGAACAATCTTTCGTTTCTAAATTCGAAAGTTTAAAAGACGAATTAATTGAGAAATTATTCACTTTAATTAGTGGTAAAACTTCTCAAGGTGTATTTAACGATTTAGGAGAAGAAGTTTTACCAAAAGGTAAAAAATATACTCTAAAAATGTTAAATTCTGTTGATGATTATGTGCATTTAACAGGTTCTTGGACAACTGATAGCGACTTAAATAGTTTAGTAGGTGAATTAGTTCACAACTATAAGATTAAAGTAAATGATTTACAAGGTAATTTACGTCGTCAGAAATTTACAATTTCAGTTGGAGATGAATTACCAGCAGGTATTTTAAAATTAGCCAAAGTTTACATCGCTAAAAAACGTAAGTTAAAAGTGGGTGATAAAATGGCAGGTCGTCATGGAAATAAAGGTATTGTTGCTCGTATTGTAAGAGCAGAAGATATGCCTTTCTTAGAAGACGGAACTCCAGTAGATATCGTATTGAATCCATTAGGTGTACCTTCTCGTATGAACATTGGTCAGATTTATGAAACTGTTCTTGGTTGGGCAGGTCAAAAATTAGATACTAAATATGCAACACCAATTTTTGATGGAGCATCTTTAGATCAGATTAACGGAATTACAGATGAAGCTGGTGTACCAAGATTTGGACACACTTATTTATATGATGGTGGAACAGGAAAACGTTTCGATCAACCAGCAACAGTTGGTATCATTTATATGATTAAGTTAGGGCACATGATTGAAGATAAAATGCACGCGCGTTCTATTGGACCATACTCGTTAATTACACAACAACCTTTAGGAGGTAAAGCACAATTTGGAGGTCAGCGTTTTGGAGAGATGGAAGTTTGGGCACTTGAGGCTTATGGAGCATCAAGCATATTAAGAGAAATCTTAACTGTAAAATCTGATGATGTTATGGGTAGAGCTAAAACATACGAAAGTATTGTTAAAGGTGAAGCTATGCCAGAACCAGGTTTACCAGAATCGTTTAACGTATTAATGCATGAACTTAAAGGTTTAGGATTAGACGTTAGATTAGAAGAATAA